A part of Fusarium oxysporum Fo47 chromosome III, complete sequence genomic DNA contains:
- a CDS encoding uncharacterized protein (expressed protein), producing the protein MGHALKCFLFMFSLVLLACRREGSTHDDTQEDVITTAVRPLHSLYGVWRQDVGVVECLFQNKKFLSPPIQHCFCSLQAQRG; encoded by the coding sequence ATGGGCCATGCACTCAagtgttttctttttatgTTTTCCCTGGTTCTTCTGGCTTGCAGGCGAGAGGGCAGCACTCATGATGATACTCAGGAGGATGTAATAACGACGGCCGTTCGGCCATTACACTCCTTATACGGCGTTTGGAGGCAAGATGTAGGAGTTGTCGAGTGTCTTTTTCAAAACAAAAaatttctttctcctccgATTCAACATTGCTTTTGTTCCCTCCAGGCTCAACGAGGTTGA